From Micromonospora echinaurantiaca:
GGGCGGTGCCCTCGGCGGTACGCCGGGCCGGCTGCACCGGCAGCGCCCGGGTGGTCCGGCGGATCGCGCCCCGGACCAGGGTCCAGGCCAGGTAGCCGAACGCGACCAACGCGGCCAACCCGAGCAGCACGATCGCCACGGTGCCGAGCCACTGCGGGATCTGCGCCCTGGTGGCCTCCCCCGCGTCCCGTGGCTCGACCGGTATCGACGGCGGCGGTTGCACCGACGGGTAGTCCGGGACGTAGGGGACGTTGTCGGCGGCGGGCGGAATCCGGCTCGCGCCGATCGACGAGTGCGCGGCCGCCAGCGCGGCGACGGCGAGCAGGGCGACTACCGCCGCCACCGGCCACCACCTGCGCAACCCGCTGAGATCCATCCGGGACTACCTCCGGACCATCGGGGCACACCGCAACGGTCGGTGAGTTCCGTCCGTCATCGTCACCGCCCCGCCGTTTCAGTCCACCCCGGCCGACCGCTTCGCCCGGGCGAACACATCGTCCAGCATCCCTGGTGTCAGCCGTCCCGTGAAGGTGTTCTGCTGGCTGACGTGGTAGCAGCCGAGCAGCTCCGGGGCGGCCGTGCCGGACCAGTGTGCCCCATGCGCGAACGCCGGTCGCGGGCTGGGCGGGCGCTGGCCGTACACCTGACGCAGCACCGGCCACCACGCGGCCCAGGCGAACGCGCCCAGCGCGACCACGACGCGCAGGGTGGGACGGATCAGCGCGACCTCGCGGTGCAGCCACGGCGCGCAGGTGTCCCGCTCCTGGGGCGTGGGCTTGTTGTCCGGCGGCGCGCAGCGCACCGCGGAAAAGATCCGGGTGTCCCGCAGGGCGAGGCCGTCGTCGACGGAGACGCTGGTCGACTGGTTGGCCAGGCCGGCGCGGTGCAGCGCGGCGAAGAGCACGTCGCCGGAGCGGTCGCCGGTGAAGATCCGTCCGGTGCGGTTGCCGCCGTGCGCGGCGGGGGCCAGGCCGAGGATGGCGATGCGCGCGTCCGGAGCGCCGAAGCCGGGCACCGGCCGGCCCCAGTACTCCTGGTCACGGAAGGCCGCCCGGCGGGTCCGGGCCACCTCCTCCCGCCAGTCGACCAGCCGGGGGCAGGCGAAGCAGTCGCTGACCGCGCCGTCGAGGTCGGCCAGGTCGGTCGCCCGCGCGGCGCGGGCGACCACCTCCTCGGGCGTACGCGGCTCAGCCAAGCTTGGCCCGGAAGAGTTCGAGGGTACGGGCCCAGGCGGTGGCGGCGGCCCGCTGGTCGAAGTTCTCCGGCCGGTCCTCGTTGAAGAAGGCGTGCGCGGTGCCCGGGTAGTCGTAGGTCTGGCAGCTGCCGCCGGCGGTCTCGATGGCCCGCCGGACGGTCTGTACGCCGTCGGCGGCGGAGGTGCCGTCCGCTTCCGAGCAGTGGATGTGCGCGGCCTTGCCGGCGTAGTCGGCCCACTCGGCGCGCATCCCGTCCCACGGCAGCCGGGGGTAGAACGCGGCGGTGGCGACGATCCGCTCGGAGCGGGTGGCCGCCCAGAGGGCCAGGCTCGCGCCGGCACAGAACCCGGCGCACCCGACCTTGCCGGCGACCTCGGGACGGCCGGCGAGGTAGTCGGCAGCGTTGGCGATGTCCGCCGCCGCCTCGTCCATCTGCCGGGCGTTCAGCATCTGCCGGGGCTCGTCCGGCTTGCTGGCCGGGCCGCCGTGCCGGAAGTCGGGAGCGAGGGCGACGAAGCCGGCCTCGGCGAACCGGTCGACGACGGCCTGGACGTGGGGCACCAGCCCCCACCAGTCCTGGATGACGATGACCGCGGGGCTCGCCGCACCGCCGGAGGGTATCGCGAGATACCCCTCGCTCGTCCCCCCGTTGCTGGTGAAGCTCACCATTTCGCCCATCGACCCGTCCTCCTAGCGGTCAGTCATCGTTGGCTGGTCGCCCAGTGGTCCTACGTGCCGGTAGCCTGCCACGCCCCCACCGTCGGCGGGAAGACGCTGGAACAGTGGCATTCACCTCCCGTTCGCCTCCCGGTACGCCGACGGCGGCGCGGAGGTCTCCGCGCCGCCGTCGGGGTTGCCCTACGGGAGGTCAGGCCTTCTTGGTGAGGCAGAGCAGGTAGCCCTTCTTGCCGGGCTCGATGCTGTAGAAGACGTACCCGTCCTCACCCTCCTTGATGTACTGCTCGCAGGCCTCGCCCGTCTTGGCCTGCGCCTCGGTCTGGCCGTCGACCCGGCCGACCACGTTGTACACCGCCTCGGTGGAGGTGCAGTCGACGACCTTGGCGTTGTCGACCTCCTCCTCCTCGGTGCCGGTGATCTCGGGCAGCTCGGCGATGCAGTCGCCCGCCTTGGCCTCGGCCGTCTCGTCCTTGTTCAGGAAGTTGCCGATGGCCGTACCGAGGCCGAACTTCAGCCCGGCGATGACCAGGAACACGACGATCGCGCCCACGATGCCGAGCACCTTCTTGCCGCCGGACTTCTTCGACTGCGGCTCCGCCGGGGGCGGCGCCTGGACACCCGGCTGGGACTGCGGGGCGTCCGGGGCGGGGGGCGGTGCGACCTGCTCTGACACGGATTTTCCTTCCGAGGGGTTGATGAGCAGACGACACCGTAACGATCACCCGCCGACCCCGCTGCCCCGCCGACCTCATCCGTTCAGCTATTTCCCAGCTTCGGCCCGCACGTGCGGACCCCGGTCACTCCAGGGTGGGTGACCGGGGTCTCGGGCGGATCGCTCAGCCGGTGGCGCTCGGGGTGGGGGTGGTGCTCGGGCTCACCGTCGCACCCGGGGTCGGCGTGCCGGTGGCGTCCGGCCCACCGGTGGGCTCCGGCGTGTCGGTGGCGCCCGGCGTCGGGGTGCCCAGCGGGGGTACCGTCGGCGCGGGTGCGGCCGGGGCGCGCGGCGCGAAGGGCGCCTGGTCCGGGCAGTACGGGTAGGTCCGCAGCAGCGGGTTGCCGGTGCCGATCGGGTCGCGCGGGTCCGGGCAGTCCGGGTAGCCCAGCCGGATCGGCGCGCCGTTCTGGTCGAACAGGCGCGCGTTCTCCACCAGCCGCCCCTCGCTGTCGTAGACGAAGACGTCCCGCACCCGCTCGTACGGGTTGTCCACCGAGATCGCGTCGTAGCCGTAGTCGTGGTAGCCCGCCCGGTCCTCCGCGTTGGCCAGCCCGGCCAGGGCGAAGACGACGAGCACCAGGCTGGCCGCGTGCATCGCCCAACGCGGCCAGCGTCGCAGCCGCGTCGAGCGGTGGCCCAGCCAGATCGAGGCGAGCAGGAAGCCGACCAGCATCACCAGCCCGCCGACCAGCTCGCCACCGAAGCGCGGCAGCAGGCCGAAGCCGCCGCCGGTGGTGATCACGGTGACCAGCATGGCGGCCAGGTAGCCGCGCACCACCCACCAGGCCGGGCGGAGCAGGCGCAGGAACTCGCTCGCCCGCGCGTACCCCAGCAGCGGGCCGAGCTGGGTGTCCAGCTGGCGCGCCTGGCGGCGGGTCCGGCCCACGACGGCGGCCACCCGCTGGTCGAGGTTCCGCCCGGCGGCGGTGGCCGGCGCGCCGGCGGCGGCCCGCAGTTCGGCCGCGTACGCCTCGGGCTCGCCGAGGCGCTCGACCAGCGAGCCGTCGGCCTCGGCGGCCACCTCGGCGAGGTGCTCCGGCAGATCCTCGGTCAGTTCGTCGCGGACCTCAGCGGGCAGGTCGGCCAGCGCGGCCCGGACCCGCCCGACGTAGTTCGCGATCTCCTGCTCCGTGACGGTCATGCCGCCATCCCCCGATCGTCGAGCAGTGTGTCCATCGTGGTGGCGAACGAGCGCCAGAGCTTGCCGGAGCGGGCGAGCTGGTCCCGCCCGGCGGCGTTGAGTGAGTAGTACTTGCGGTGCGGGCCGGACTCGCTGGGCACGACGTACGTGGTCAGCAGGCCGGCGGCGAAGAGCCGGCGCAGGGTGCCGTAGACGGAGGCGTCGCCGACCTCCTCCAGGCCGGCCTCGCGCAACCGGCGGAGGATGTCGTAGCCGTAGCCGTCCTCCTCGCGCAGCACGGCGAGGACCGCGAGATCCAGCACGCCCTTCAGCAGCTGTGTGGTGTCCACGATCCGCACACTACTGTGCGATGCGTAGTACCGTCAACGAAACAGTACTTCGCCGCGCCGGTGGCCGCCCGTCCTCCGCCCGCCTAGGGTCGGGGCATGTCGTGGAGCAGCTACGGATCGTTCCTGGTCTTCGCCCTGGTGCTGATCCTCATCCCCGGCCCGGACTTCGCCGTGGTCACCCGCAACACCCTGGCCTCGGGGCGACGGCGCGGCGTGTGGAGCGCCGTCGGCGTCACCGGTTCCAACGCGGTGCAGGGCATCGCGGCGGCCGCCGGCCTGGGCGCGCTCGTCGTCCGCTCCCAGCCGCTGTTCGAGGCGATCCGCTGGGTCGGCGTGGCCTACCTGGCGTACCTCGGCGTGCAGGCGTGGCGCTCGGCGTGGGTCGGCCGCTACCCGCCGCTCGCCGGCGACGCGGCCCCGCCAGGTCAGGCGGCGGCTGGCTTCCGGCAGGGCTTCCTGTCCAACATCACCAACCCGAAGGTGCTCGCCTTCTACCTGGCCGTGCTGCCGCAGTTCGTCGGCGGTTCGGCGCCGCTGACGGTGCTGATGGCGTTCGCGCTCAGCCACGCGGTGCTCTCACTGCTGTACCTGCTGGTGCTGGTCGGCGCCCTGCACCGGGCACGGCGGATCCTCTCCCGGCGACGGGTGCGCCGCTGGCTGGACGGGCTGACCGGGTTCGCCCTGCTCGGCTTCGGCGCCCGGCTCGCCACCGAACGCGCCTGACCGCTACGGCCTCACGGCTGGAGGCTCCAGGCGATGCCGTCGAGGATGTCGTGCTCGGAGGCGACCACCGAGGGCATCCCGGCCCGCTCCATGATCACCCGGAGCACCAGGGCGCCGGCGCCGATCACGTCGGCCCGGCCCGGGTGCATCACCGGGATCGCCAGCCGCTGCTCGCGGGTCTTGCCGAGCAGGTCGGCGGTCACCTCCGCCACCGCCTCGTACGACACCCGGGCGTGGTGGATGCGGGCCGGGTCGTACTCCTGGAGCCCCTCGGCGATGGCGACCACGGTGGTGACCGAGCCGGCGAGCCCGACCAGCGTGGCGGCCTCCCGACCGGGCACGACCTCCAGCGCCCGATCGACGGCGACCCCGATGTCGGCCTGCGCGGCGGCGATCTCGTCCAGGCTCGGCGGGTCGCCGTGCAGGTGCCGCTCGGTCATCCGGACGCAGCCGATGTCCATCGAGACGGCCGCCTCGACCCCGCCGGTGCGGGTGCCGACCACGAATTCGGTCGAGCCGCCGCCGATGTCGATGACCAGGAAGGGCTCGGGCGCGTCGGCGGGCAGCCCGCGCACCGCGCCGGTGAAGGAGAGGCGCGCCTCCTCGTCACCGGTCACCACCTCGGGCGCGACCCCGAGGGTCCGCTCGACCATCTCCCGGAAGTCGGCGGCGTTGGCGGCGTCCCGGGACGCCGACGTGGCACACATCCGGATCCGCTCCGCGCCGAGCTTGTCGATGTCGGCGGCGTACGAGGCCAGCGCCACCCGGGTCCGCTCGATCGCCTCCGGGGCCAGCCGACCGGTCTTGTCGACACCCTGGCCGAGCCGGACGATCTCCATCCGCCGGCTCAGGTCGACCAACGGCGCCTCCGGCCCCGCGTCGGTGTCGGGCAGGTCGGCCACCAGCAGGCGGATCGAGTTGGTCCCACAGTCGATGGCGGCCACGCGCGTCGTCACGGCAGCAACCCTACGGCAGTCCACCGCCCCCGGCCCGGCGGTCCGGCCCGCCGCGGGCGCCGCCGGCCGCGCCGGAGCAGGCCCGGCGACCGACCGTCCGCTCATAGGCGCAGCAGCATGCGGGTGTTGCCGAGGGTGTTCGGCTTGACCCGCTCCAGATCCAGGAACTCGGCGACGCCCTCGTCGTACGAGCGCAGCAGCTGCTCGTAGACCGGCTGCGGCACCGGCGCGCCGTCGATCTCGGTGAAGCCGAACGAGCCGAAGAACCGGGTCTCGAAGGTGAGCACGAAGATCCGGGAGACGCCGAGGTCGCGAGCGGCGTCGATCAGCTCCCCGACGATCCGGTGGCCGATCTTGCGACCCCGGCACGACGGGTCCACCGCCACCGTCCGGATCTCGGCCAGGTCCTCCCACATCACGTGCAGCGCGCCGCAGCCGACCACCGCGTCGTCGGCGGCCCGGACCGCCACCCGGAACTCCTGCACGTCCTCGTAGAGGGTGACGGTGGCCTTGCTGAGCAGCCGCCGGTCGTCGGTGTAGGTGTCCACCAGCCGCCGGATGCCGCGGACGTCACGGGTGCGGGCCCGGCGGACGACGATCTCGTCCGCGGCGACCCGGTCCGGTTCGGCGACCCCGGTCATTCGGCCGCCGGCACGTCCACGCACGGCCCGGCGGTCCACCAGGGCTCCACCAGCTCCAACGTCTCGTCGCCGAACGGGTTCACCCCCGGCCCGGCGGCCAGCGCGTGACCGAGGTGCACGTGCAGGCACTTCACCCGGCCGGGCATGCCACCGGCGGAGATGCCGGCGATCTCCGGCACGTGGCCGATCGCCTCGCGGCGGGTGAGGTAGTCCTGGTGCGCGGCCTGGTAGCGGGCGGCCAGCTCCGGGTCGGTGGTGAGCCGGTCGGCCATCTCCTTCATCAGCCCGGCGGACTCCAGCCGGCTGCACGCCGCGGTCGCCCGGGGGCAGGTCAGGTAGTACAGCGTCGGGAAGGGGGTACCGTCGGCCAGCCGCGGCGTCGTCTCCACCACGTCGGGCAGGCCGCACGGGCAGCGGTGGGCCACCGCCCGGGTGCCCCGGGGCGGGCGGCCGAGCTGCGCGGCCACCGCGGCCAGGTCGGCCTCGGTGGCCGGTTCCCGCTGCGGCAGGGGTACGGAGTCCGCCGCCGGCTCCTGCGGTGGTACGACAGTCACGGTGCCCATCTCTCGTTCGGTGCCCGGCCGGTGCTCACTTGTCGGGCTGCTCGGCGTTGGCGGCCTCCACGCTCGACCAGAGGGTGTCGTACCACGGATCCGGGGTGGTTGGCCGGGACGGGGTGCCGCGGCCGGCGTCCCGGGCGGCGCCCTCCGGGTCGTTGAGCAGGATCACGATCTTCTCGCCCGGCCGGGTCATGAAGAACCGCTCCCGGGCCTTGGTCTCGATGAACGCGTCGTCCTGCCACTTGGCCGCCTCGGCGGACAGGTCGGCGATCAGCTTCTCCTGCTTCGCCTGGGACGCCTCCATCCGCTCGATGTCGGCCTGCTGGTCCAGGTAGACCCGCACCGGATAGGTGTAGGCCAGGGCGAGCGCGATCAGCACCGCGAAGAGCACGGTGGCCCGCCCGGTGAAGCGTCGGGGGTGGGGTGCGGTGAGCCGCTTGACCGAGCCACCCGCCGCCGCACGACGGGCAGCGGCGGGCCGGTTCGCGGAGCGTACGCCCTCGGCACCGCGGGCGGCACCGGGCGCGCGGCCGGCGGCGGCGCGCGGGTCGGCACGGACCCCGCCGTCGCGGGCCGATCCCCGGGCGGCCCGGCTCCCGCCCGGCCGACCCGGCCGGCGGGCGGGACGCTGACCGCCCGGTGTGCGGCGCTGCTGCATCGTCACACCCCTCCCCCGAGGCTTCGCGGGACTCAGGCCGAACGGTAGCGCGGGAACGCGCCCGCCCCGGCGTACCGCGCCGCGTCGGCCAGCTCCTCCTCGATCCGCAGGAGCTGGTTGTACTTCGCCACCCGGTCCGAACGGGCCGGGGCGCCGGTCTTGATCTGGCCGCAGCCGGTGGCCACCGCCAGGTCGGCGATGGTGGTGTCCTCGGTCTCGCCGGAGCGGTGGCTCATCATGCACATGAAGCCGGCCCGGTGGGCCAGGTCCACCGCGTCGAGGGTCTCGGTCAGCGAACCGATCTGGTTCACCTTGACCAGCACGGCGTTGGCGGCCTTCTCGGCGATGCCCCGGGCGATCCGCTGCGGGTTGGTGACGAACAGGTCGTCGCCGACGATCTGGATCCGGTCGCCGATCGAGGCGGTCAGCGTCTGCCAGCCGCTCCAGTCGTCCTCCGACAGCGGGTCCTCGATCGACACGATCGGGTAGTCGCCGATGAGCTTGGTGTAGTAGTTGCTCATCTCCTCGGCGGTCTTCGTGGCGCCCTCGAAGGTGTAGGTGCCGTTGTCGAAGAACTCGGTGGCGGCCACGTCGAGCGCGAAGACGATGTCGGTGCCGAGCCGGTAGCCGGCCTTCTCCACCGCCTCGGCGATCAGGTCCAGCGCGGCGGAGTTGGTGGGCAGGTTCGGCGCGAAGCCGCCCTCGTCGCCCAGCCCGGTGGAGAGGTCCTTCTTCTTCAGCACCGACTTCAGCGCGTGGTAGACCTCGGCGCCGGAGCGCAGCGCCTCGCGGAAACTCGGGGCGCCGATCGGAGCGATCATGAACTCCTGGATGTCGACGTTGGAGTCGGCGTGCGCCCCACCGTTGAGGATGTTCATCATCGGCACCGGCAGCAGGTGCGCGTTCGGGCCGCCCAGGTAGCGGAAGAGGCTCAGCTCGGCGCTGCCGGCGGCGGCCTTCGCGACCGCCAGGGAGACCCCGAGGATGGCGTTGGCGCCCAGCTCGGACTTGGCGTCGGTGCCGTCGATGTCGAGCATCTTCTGGTCGATGAGCCGCTGCTCGCTGGCCTCGTAGCCGATCAGCTCGTCGACAATCTTGTCCTCGACGTTGGAGACCGCCTTCTCCACGCCCTTGCCCTGGTAGCGGTCGGCGTCACCGTCGCGCAGCTCGATCGCCTCGAACGCGCCGGTGGAGGCGCCGGAGGGCACCGCGGCGCGGGCCACCGTGCCGTCGTCCAGGCCGACCTCGACCTCGACGGTCGGGTTGCCCCGCGAGTCGAGAATCTCCCGGGCGACGATTCCCTCGATGGTTGCCACTGAGTCGCTCCTCGTTTGTGTGGTTCCGGTCCGTATGGGCCGCGACGGTGCGGCTGAGGCAGGTGTTGAACGCAGCGTATCGGGCGGCGGTCGGGGCCGGGCCGTCCGGGCACACCGGGCCTGCCCGCTCGGACGCAGCTTGACCCGAAACCTGCCCCCGACGGCGGGTTACCCGGACATTCCCGGATTCTCGTACCTCAACCGGCAACGGGTTTGCGTACCGTGGACCCGATCGAGGAGGCTGAGCGCCATGCCCGCCGCCTCGACCACCCTCCGTATGCTCGCCGTGTCGGTCATCGCGTCGCTCACCGTCACCGGCTGTCAGGCCCTCGACGACGCCGGCCGGGCGATCGGGCGGTCCGACCTGGTCAACGATCTCGCCGCCCGGCTGGACCGGGCGCTGGAGCTGACCTACTCCGCCGACTACCAGTTGCCGGGCGGGCAGACCGCCAGCATCGCCCAGGCGCAGCAGCCGGCGCGCTCCGCGTACACCTACCCGGGTGGCAGGCTGACCGTCACCGACGAGGCGACCACCCGCTGCGAGACCACCGGCGCCCGGACGACCTGCACCCTGGAGGCGCCGCCGGCGCCGAACAGCAAGCCGTCGGTGGCCGTGTTCACCGAGGCCAAGCGGCGCGGCCTGGTCACCCCGCCGGTCGTGGTGGGGATGTTGACCGAGGCCGCGCTCGACCCGGACGCGGTGATCACGCAGAGCGACACCACCGTGGCCGGGCGGCACGCCACCTGCGTGGACGTACGCCAGGCCGCCGGCAACTTCACCGCCTGCGTGACCACCGAGGGCGCCCTGGGCAGCTTCACCGGGCAGGTTGACGGCAAGCCGGTGGAGCTGGCGCTGAGCCGCTACCGGGAGACCGTCGACCAGACGGCGTTCGACCTGCCGCCCGGCGCCGGCGTGGTCGACCGCCGCACGGCCGACTCGTGACCGCGGCGACCGGCGCCGGCGCCCGCTTCGTGCCCGGGGCGGGGCACGCCGGGCCGCCCGCGCCGGACGACCCGGCGCTGCTGGTGGCCGGCCGGAAGCTGCTGGTCGGCGCGGACGGGCGGTTCCTCCGGATCGCCGACCTGCCCGCCGGCACCGACTGGATGCCGCTCGGCACGCTCGACGGCGTCCCCGTCTGGGGCGCCGCCCGGCCGGCCGAGCACACCGGCGATCGTCCGGGCGGTGGCGAGGACGGCACCGGGCACCCGGGCCGCTGGTTGAGCTGGCGGGCGCTCGCCGCCGAGGTGCCGGAGCCGCTGGCCGCGCTGGCCGGGCGGGCCCTGCAGGTGGTCACCTGGCGGCACGCCCACCGCTGGTGCGGCGCCTGCCGGGCCGAACTGGCCGACGTGCCGGGCGAGTCGGCCCGGCGCTGCCCCGACTGCGACCTGTACGTGCCGATGCAGCTCTCCCCGGCGGTGCTGGTGGCGATCACCCGCCCCGGTCCGGCCGGCCGCCCCGACGAGCTGCTCCTGGTCCGCCACTCGTACGGGCCGACCGAGCTGTGGGCGCTGGTCGCCGGCTTCGTCGAGGCCGGCGAGACGCTGGAGGCGGCGGCGCACCGGGAGGTCGGCGAGGAG
This genomic window contains:
- a CDS encoding DUF4129 domain-containing protein gives rise to the protein MDLSGLRRWWPVAAVVALLAVAALAAAHSSIGASRIPPAADNVPYVPDYPSVQPPPSIPVEPRDAGEATRAQIPQWLGTVAIVLLGLAALVAFGYLAWTLVRGAIRRTTRALPVQPARRTAEGTAREVVAALDAGLVELDDRDTDPRTAVIACWVRLEEAAAAAGVPRLPGDTPTDLVTRLLRGDPDAGVPAIVSADVLAEFAHVYREARYATHPVDEHTRDQARAALRRLRGELTTVVGAEPAS
- a CDS encoding uracil-DNA glycosylase; protein product: MVARAARATDLADLDGAVSDCFACPRLVDWREEVARTRRAAFRDQEYWGRPVPGFGAPDARIAILGLAPAAHGGNRTGRIFTGDRSGDVLFAALHRAGLANQSTSVSVDDGLALRDTRIFSAVRCAPPDNKPTPQERDTCAPWLHREVALIRPTLRVVVALGAFAWAAWWPVLRQVYGQRPPSPRPAFAHGAHWSGTAAPELLGCYHVSQQNTFTGRLTPGMLDDVFARAKRSAGVD
- a CDS encoding dienelactone hydrolase family protein; the encoded protein is MGEMVSFTSNGGTSEGYLAIPSGGAASPAVIVIQDWWGLVPHVQAVVDRFAEAGFVALAPDFRHGGPASKPDEPRQMLNARQMDEAAADIANAADYLAGRPEVAGKVGCAGFCAGASLALWAATRSERIVATAAFYPRLPWDGMRAEWADYAGKAAHIHCSEADGTSAADGVQTVRRAIETAGGSCQTYDYPGTAHAFFNEDRPENFDQRAAATAWARTLELFRAKLG
- a CDS encoding HAAS signaling domain-containing protein, translating into MTVTEQEIANYVGRVRAALADLPAEVRDELTEDLPEHLAEVAAEADGSLVERLGEPEAYAAELRAAAGAPATAAGRNLDQRVAAVVGRTRRQARQLDTQLGPLLGYARASEFLRLLRPAWWVVRGYLAAMLVTVITTGGGFGLLPRFGGELVGGLVMLVGFLLASIWLGHRSTRLRRWPRWAMHAASLVLVVFALAGLANAEDRAGYHDYGYDAISVDNPYERVRDVFVYDSEGRLVENARLFDQNGAPIRLGYPDCPDPRDPIGTGNPLLRTYPYCPDQAPFAPRAPAAPAPTVPPLGTPTPGATDTPEPTGGPDATGTPTPGATVSPSTTPTPSATG
- a CDS encoding PadR family transcriptional regulator; translated protein: MDTTQLLKGVLDLAVLAVLREEDGYGYDILRRLREAGLEEVGDASVYGTLRRLFAAGLLTTYVVPSESGPHRKYYSLNAAGRDQLARSGKLWRSFATTMDTLLDDRGMAA
- a CDS encoding LysE family translocator, which codes for MSWSSYGSFLVFALVLILIPGPDFAVVTRNTLASGRRRGVWSAVGVTGSNAVQGIAAAAGLGALVVRSQPLFEAIRWVGVAYLAYLGVQAWRSAWVGRYPPLAGDAAPPGQAAAGFRQGFLSNITNPKVLAFYLAVLPQFVGGSAPLTVLMAFALSHAVLSLLYLLVLVGALHRARRILSRRRVRRWLDGLTGFALLGFGARLATERA
- a CDS encoding Ppx/GppA phosphatase family protein, giving the protein MAAIDCGTNSIRLLVADLPDTDAGPEAPLVDLSRRMEIVRLGQGVDKTGRLAPEAIERTRVALASYAADIDKLGAERIRMCATSASRDAANAADFREMVERTLGVAPEVVTGDEEARLSFTGAVRGLPADAPEPFLVIDIGGGSTEFVVGTRTGGVEAAVSMDIGCVRMTERHLHGDPPSLDEIAAAQADIGVAVDRALEVVPGREAATLVGLAGSVTTVVAIAEGLQEYDPARIHHARVSYEAVAEVTADLLGKTREQRLAIPVMHPGRADVIGAGALVLRVIMERAGMPSVVASEHDILDGIAWSLQP
- a CDS encoding amino-acid N-acetyltransferase is translated as MTGVAEPDRVAADEIVVRRARTRDVRGIRRLVDTYTDDRRLLSKATVTLYEDVQEFRVAVRAADDAVVGCGALHVMWEDLAEIRTVAVDPSCRGRKIGHRIVGELIDAARDLGVSRIFVLTFETRFFGSFGFTEIDGAPVPQPVYEQLLRSYDEGVAEFLDLERVKPNTLGNTRMLLRL
- a CDS encoding DUF501 domain-containing protein, translating into MTVVPPQEPAADSVPLPQREPATEADLAAVAAQLGRPPRGTRAVAHRCPCGLPDVVETTPRLADGTPFPTLYYLTCPRATAACSRLESAGLMKEMADRLTTDPELAARYQAAHQDYLTRREAIGHVPEIAGISAGGMPGRVKCLHVHLGHALAAGPGVNPFGDETLELVEPWWTAGPCVDVPAAE
- a CDS encoding FtsB family cell division protein, translated to MQQRRTPGGQRPARRPGRPGGSRAARGSARDGGVRADPRAAAGRAPGAARGAEGVRSANRPAAARRAAAGGSVKRLTAPHPRRFTGRATVLFAVLIALALAYTYPVRVYLDQQADIERMEASQAKQEKLIADLSAEAAKWQDDAFIETKARERFFMTRPGEKIVILLNDPEGAARDAGRGTPSRPTTPDPWYDTLWSSVEAANAEQPDK
- the eno gene encoding phosphopyruvate hydratase; translated protein: MATIEGIVAREILDSRGNPTVEVEVGLDDGTVARAAVPSGASTGAFEAIELRDGDADRYQGKGVEKAVSNVEDKIVDELIGYEASEQRLIDQKMLDIDGTDAKSELGANAILGVSLAVAKAAAGSAELSLFRYLGGPNAHLLPVPMMNILNGGAHADSNVDIQEFMIAPIGAPSFREALRSGAEVYHALKSVLKKKDLSTGLGDEGGFAPNLPTNSAALDLIAEAVEKAGYRLGTDIVFALDVAATEFFDNGTYTFEGATKTAEEMSNYYTKLIGDYPIVSIEDPLSEDDWSGWQTLTASIGDRIQIVGDDLFVTNPQRIARGIAEKAANAVLVKVNQIGSLTETLDAVDLAHRAGFMCMMSHRSGETEDTTIADLAVATGCGQIKTGAPARSDRVAKYNQLLRIEEELADAARYAGAGAFPRYRSA
- the nudC gene encoding NAD(+) diphosphatase — translated: MTAATGAGARFVPGAGHAGPPAPDDPALLVAGRKLLVGADGRFLRIADLPAGTDWMPLGTLDGVPVWGAARPAEHTGDRPGGGEDGTGHPGRWLSWRALAAEVPEPLAALAGRALQVVTWRHAHRWCGACRAELADVPGESARRCPDCDLYVPMQLSPAVLVAITRPGPAGRPDELLLVRHSYGPTELWALVAGFVEAGETLEAAAHREVGEEVGLALDRLTYFGSQPWAMSGPGVLLAGFTATAADPTAEPVIDGRELTQARWFPLDALPAELPPAYSISRWLIDATVTAARG